ACTCGGCCTCGTGGACGTCGCTCGCCGCGCCGACCACGTCGTGCCACCAGACGTCGCGGCCCTCGGTCCACGGCACGTCGGGCGTCGCGTCGCCGGTGCGGCGCACCACGAGCACGTGCTCGAGGGTGTCGAGCCCCTCGGCGGCCCGGTCCGCGGTCGCCTTGGTCGGCGTCGCGACGCCGCGGCGGAACTGGCCGTCGGACGTCACGAGCAGCTTCGCGCCGGTGTCCTGGAGCCGGAACCGCACGGCCTCCGCGGAGAACCCGCCGAAGACGAGCGAGTGGATCGCGCCGATCCGGGCGATCGCGAGCGTCACGACCACGGTCTCGACGAGGACGGGCAGGTAGACGACGACGCGGTCGCCCGTCCCGACGCCGAGCGCGGTGAGCGCGTTCGCCGCGCAGGCCACCTCGCGCTGCAGCTCGGCGTAGGTCACCGCCCGGCGGTCGCCCGGCTCGCCCTCGAAGAACAGCGCGACCTTGTCACCCTTGCCGGCGGCGACGTGCCGGTCGACGCAGTTCACCGCGACGTTGAGCGTCCCGCCGAGGAACCAGCGCGCCTCGGGGACGCTCAGCGGCGCGTCGGGGTCGTCGCTCGTGGGGACGGCCGGCGACCACGTGTGCGCGGTGTGCCACGGGGTGTCCCACTGCAGCCGCCGGGCGGCGTCCTCCCAGAACGCGACCGGGTCCGCGTCGGCGGACTCGGCGAGCCGGGCGTGCTCGGCCGGGCCGACCTGGGCATGCGCGGAGAACGACGCCGGGGCGGGGTAGGAGCGCTCGCGCGCGTGGGTCGTCACGGTGTCGGTGCCGGTCGTCACGACCACCTCCGGAGCAGGTGCTTCTCGGCGAGGCCGAGCAGCGAGTCGGTGATCTTCCCGAGCACGGCGAGCAGGACGATCGCGAGCAGCAGCCGGTCGATCCGGCCGTTGTTGCCCGAGTCCATCAGCAGGAACCCGAGCCCCATCGACGACGCGATGAGCTCCGCGGCGACGAGGAAGAGCCAGGACTGCGCGAGCGCGAGGCGCAGCCCCGAGACCATCGACGGCAGCACCGCGGGCAGCTGGACCCGGCTGAAGAGCGACACCGCGCGCAGGCCGTACGCGCGACCGACCTCGACGAGGTGCGGGTCGACGTGCCGCAGCGCGGCCGCGACGGTCGTGTAGACGGGGAAGAACGCCCCGATCGCGATGAGGGTGATCTTGGACTCCTCGCCGATCTTCATCCAGAGGATGAGCAGCGGGATCCAGGCGAGCGACGGCACGGCGCGGACGGCGCCGATCGTGGGCGCGAGCAGCGCGCTCGCGACGCGCGAGAGGCCGACGAGCGCGCCCACCAGGAGCCCGAGGCTGCCGCCGATCGCGAAGCCGAGCAGCACCCGCTGCGTCGAGATCGCGGTGTACTGCGCGAGCTGACCGCGCTCGGCGAGGTCGACCGCCGCCGTCCACACCGACGCCGGGGCCGGCAGCTGGTAGGCGGGCACGAGGCCGGTCGTCGTCACGGCGTGCCAGACGCCGAGCAGCGTGAGCGGGAGCACGGCGCCCAGGGCGGCGCGGACCCAGGCCCGCGAGAGCGCGGGACGGCGGTGCGCGCGCGCCGGCGAGGCACCCGCGAGCGCGACGCCGGAGCCCGCGCCGACCGGTCCGGGCGCGTCCGGGCGGGACGTGCCCGCAGCAGGGGAGGACGGGAGCGGGTCGAGGCGCGCGCGGGGCCCGTCCTCGTCGTCGGTCACCGGTCCCGTCCCGAGGCTGCCGGGGATGGTCATGAGTGCTCCTGGTGGTGCGGGTGCGGGGTCGTGCACGGGTGCGGCCCGGGGGTCGCGAGGAGGGCCGTCCGCGCGCCGCTGCGGCGGCGCGGGGACGGCCCCGACGGTCAGTCCGCGATCGTGCTCGGGTCGGCCTTCTCGGCGAACGCCGGCTCGAGGAGCGCGTCGAGCGCGTCGTCGATGAGGTCCTGGCTCGCGACGTCGCCGGACTCGACGAAGATCGGGCCGACGACCTCGAGCACCTCACGCTGCGCGTCGCCGGGGACCGGGTCGACCGCGAGGTTGGTGCGCTCGGTGATGACCGTCGTGGCGACGGCCGGGTCGATCGCGGCGACCTCGGCGAGGATCGCGGCGACCTCCTCGGGGTTCTCCTCGGCCCACGCGCGCGCCTTCTCGTACGCGTCGACGACGACCTGCGCGAGGTCCGGGTTCTCGGTGAGGAACTCCTCGGTCGCGTTGAGGAAGCCGTAGGTGTTGAAGTCGATGTTGCGGTAGATGAGCTTCGAGCCGGCGGTCGCCTCGCTCGCGGCCATGAGCGGGTCGAGCCCGGACCACGCCTGGACGCTGCCGTTCTCGAGGGCGGCCTTGCCGTCGGCGTGCTGGAGGTTCTGCACCTCGACGTCGGCGAGCGGGACGCCGGCCTCCTCGAGCGACTGCAGCAGGAAGAAGTACGGGTCGGTGCCCTTGGTCGCGGCGACCGACTTGCCGGCGAGCTGCTTCACGTCGGTGATGTCCGAGCCCGCGGGCACGACGATGGCCGCCCACTCGGGCTGGGAGTAGATGTCGATGACCTTGATCGGCGAGCCGTTCGCGCGGGCGAGCAGCGCCGCGGAGCCGGCGGTCGAGCCGACGTCGACGGCACCGGCGCGCAGCGCCTCGTTGGCCTTGTTCGAGCCGGCCGACTGGACCCAGGTGACGGTCACGTCGTCGCCGAGGGTCTCCTCGATCCAGCCCTGCTCCTTGATGACGAGGCTCAGCGGGTTGTAGGTCGCGAAGTCGAGGGTGAGCTCGGTGTCGCTCCACCCGGCGTCGGCCGCGGGCGTGCCCGCGTCGTCGGGCTCGGCGGCGGCGCCCTCGCCCGCGACGCAGCCGCTCAGCACGCTCGTGGCCAGCACGGTGACGAGGGCGGCGGCGGGCAGTGCGGTACGGATCTTCATGGTCTCTCTCTCGGGTGGTGCGCCGCGGGGGACGGCGCCGGTGGGGGAGCGGGGGTCAGATGGAGTGGTGCAGGTCCGGGTCGCCGGGCGCGCGGTGGTGGGTCGGGACGCCGAGGCCCTCGAGCAGCTCGGCGCGCAGCTCTGCGAGCACGTGGTCGGCGCGGTCGCGCGGCCGCTCGCCGGGCACGGTGATGACCGAGCGGACGGAGCCGGTCCCGGCGTCCGCGGCGGCGAGGGTCGCGAGCAGCACGACCCGGTCGGCGAGGTAGAGGGCCTCCTCGACGTCGTGCGTCACGAGCAGCACGGTCGTCGGCTCGGCGGCGTGGACCTCGAGCAGGAGGTCCTGCATCTTGAGGCGGGTCAGGGCGTCCAGGGCGCCGAACGGCTCGTCGAGCAGGAGCACCCCGGGGTTGCGGGCGAGCGCCCGGGCGAGCGACGCGCGCTGCGCCATGCCGCCCGAGACCTGACGTGGCCGCAGCCCCGCGGAGGACGCGAGCCCGACGAGGTCGAGCAGCTCGGCGACCCGGCGGGCGCCCGCCGCCCGCTCGGTGCCGCGCGGCAGCCCGAGCGCGACGTTCTGGCTGAGCGTGCGCCAGGGCAGCAGGCGCGGTTCCTGGAAGGCCACGGCGGTGCGGGTGTCGACGCCCGCGACGGGGCTGCCGTCGAGCAGGATCTGACCGGCGTCCGGCACGTCGAGCCCGGCCACCTGGCGCAGGAGGGTCGACTTGCCGCAGCCCGAGGGGCCGATGATGGCGACGATCTCCCCGGCGGCGAGCTCGAGGTCCACGGCGTGCAGCACGACGCGCGGGCCGGTCGCGGTGGGGAAGGTGCGGCTCACGCCGCGCAGCGCGACGGGGTGGGCGCCCGCGGCGCGGGGCGCGCGGCTCGCGAGGGAGGCGGTGAGGGCCATGACCGTCCTGGGGGAGTCGGGCACGGGCTCCGGGACGGGTGGGGCGCCGGCCGGGTGCACGCGTGCTGGGGAGCTGCGGGCTGTGGTGCACCGGCGGGCGCGCCGGTCGGGGACCGGGAGGGTCTGGGCGGGCGGACCCGTCAGGCGCGGCTGCGGTGCGGCTGCGGACAACAGCACGCGCGACAGCTCGTCGCGGCGACGTGCGACGGGACGGGCATGGTGCGCTGCGCCACGAGCCTGCCTCTCGTCGTCGTCGGGTGTCCACATGTTGGGACACCCTTCCCACACAGTGGGAACGGCCCGACAGTAGCGCCCCTTCGCCCCCGCGGCCAACCCGGTCCACGCGGGCCGCTGCCGACATCACCCGCTCGGGTGGCGTCGCGAGGGGTGCGTCCGGAGGGCAGCACCGATCGGCCGTGACGGTCTCCGTCACGGCGCAGGGGTCCCCGGGCGGCGTGGTCGGCGGCCCGGGCCGCAGCCCGGCACACGCACGCGGCTCGCACGCCCGACCGCGTGCGCGCAGGTCAGGCGAGCAGCGCCGCGATCTCCGCGAGCGCGCGCGGGTCCGCCTGCACGAGCAGAGTCGTGATCGCGGTGCTCCGCCACGACGGCAGCCGGTCCCGGATCTCCTCCGCCGGCCCGACGAGCGCGACGTCCTGCACGAGCTCGAGCGGCACGGCCGCCGTCGCCCGCGCGCGGTCGCCGGCGAGGAAGTGCGCCTGGATCTCGTCGCACGCCTCCGCGTACCCGAGCCGGTCGAGCACGTCACGGTGGAAGTTCGCGCCCTTGGCGCCCATCCCGCCCGCGTAGAGCGCGATGAACGGCCGGACCCGGTCGGCCGCGCGCTCGACGTCGTCGTCCAGCACGACGGGCACCGTCGCGGTCACCTCGAACTCCTCGGCGGGACGCGACCCCGCCCTGCGCCGCGCGAAGCCGTCCGCGAGCAGCTCGCGGTAGGTCGCGTCCATGCGCGGGGAGTAGAACAGCGGCAGCCAGCCGTCCGCGATCTCGGCGGAGAGGGCGACGTTCTTCGGCCCCTCGGCGGCGAGGTGGACCGGCAGGTCGGCGCGCAGCGGGTGCACCGTGGAGCGCAGGGCCTTGCCGAGGCCCGCGCCGCCCTGGAGCGGCAGCTGGTAGAACGCGCCGTCGTAGGTCACCGGCGCCTCGCGGGCGAGCACCTGGCGGACGACCTCGACGTACTCGCGGGTGCGGGCGAGCGGGCGGGGGTAGGGCTGGCCGTACCAGCCCTCGACGACCTGGGGCCCGGACGCCCCGAGGCCGAGCGTGAACCGCCCACCGGACAGGTGGTCGAGCGTGAGGGCCGCCATCGCGGCCGCGGTCGGGGTGCGCGCCGAGATCTGCGCGATCGCGGTGCCGAGCCGGATGCGCGAGGTCCGGGCCCCCCACCAGGCGAGCGGGGTCAGGGCGTCCGACCCGTACGCCTCTGCCGTCCAGACCGAGTCGAACCCGAGCTGCTCGGCTGCGAGCACCGCCTCCTGCGCGCCCGGGGGCGGACCCGCCGACCAGTAGCCCGTGTGGTAACCCAGTCGCATCGCGTCCCTCGTCCCTGCCTCGTGCGGGCGCCTCGTCGCGCCCGGGGAGGAGTCTGTCAGGTCGCGACCGGCCAAATCAGGTGCCGGTCAGGTGCGCCACGACGCCGTCAGATGTAGATCGCCGGGTCGTCCACGATCTCCTCGGTCGTCCACGCCGCGGGCCGGCGACGCACCTCGGCCGGGACGCCGACGGCGACCGAGCCCGCCGGCACGTCCTTGACCACGACCGCGTTCGCGCCGATCTGCGCGCCGTCGCCGATCCAGACCGGGCCCAGGATCTTGGCGCCGGCGCCCACCACGACCTCGTTGCCGAGCGTCGGGTGCCGCTTGCCGACGCGCATCGTGCGGCCCCCGAGCGTCGCGCCGTGGAAGAGGACGACGTCGTCGCCCACGACCGCCGTCTCGCCGATCACGACACCCATGCCGTGGTCGATGAACAGCCGGCGCCCGAGCCGCGCGCCGGGGTGGATCTCGATGCCCGTGGCCGCCCGCGTCGCCTGCGAGAGCAGGCGCGCGGGCAGCCTCAGGCCGGGCTCGCGCCACATGCGGTGGAACAGCCGGTACGCCCACACCGCGTGCACCCCCGGGTAGCCGAGGGCGACCTCGGCGAGCGAGCGGGCCGCGGGGTCACGGCGCCGCGCGACGTCGAGGTCCTCGCGCAGGACACGGAGGAAGCGGGTGAGCGAGGGCACGGTCAGTCCAGCAGGTCGGCGTAGAGGATCGACGTCAGGTAGCGCTCGCCGAACGACGGGATGATCGTCACGATCAGCTTGCCGGCGTTCTCGGGGCGCTTGGCGACCTGGACGGCGGCGTAGAGCGCCGCGCCGGAGGAGATGCCGACGAGGAGCCCCTCCTCCTTCGCCGCGCGGCGCGCCCACTGGACGGCCGTCTCGGCGTTGACGTCGAACACCTCGTCGTAGACCGACGTGTCGAGGATCTCGGGGACGAAGTTCGCGCCGATGCCCTGGATCTTGTGCGGCCCCGGCTGGCCGCCGTTGAGGATCGGCGACTCCTCCGGCTCGACCGCGATGATCTGGATGTCGGGGTTGCGCTCCTTGAGCACCTGGCCGACGCCCGTGATGGTCCCGCCCGTGCCGATCCCGGCGACGAAGATGTCGACCTTGCCGTCGGTGTCGGCCCAGATCTCCTCGGCGGTCGTCGCGCGGTGGATCGCCGGGTTGGCGGCGTTCGCGAACTGGCGGGCGAGCACGGCGCCCGGACGCTCCGCGGCGATCTCGTTCGCGCGGTTGACCGCGCCCTTCATGCCCTCGGAGCCGGGCGTCAGGATGAGCTCGGCGCCGTACGCCCGCAGCAGCGCCCGGCGCTCCTTCGACATGGTCTCGGGCATCGTCAGGACGACCTTGTACCCGCGAGCCGCGCCGACGAACGCGAGCGCGATGCCGGTGTTGCCGCTGGTCGCCTCGACGATCGTGCCGCCCGCGGGCAGCTCGCCCGACGCCTCGGCGGCGTCGATGATCGCGACGCCGATGCGGTCCTTGACCGAGCTCGCCGGGTTGTAGAACTCGAGCTTGCCGACCACCGTGGCACCGGCGCCCTCGGTCAGCTTGTTGATGCGGACCAGGGGGGTGTTGCCGATGAGCTGCGTCGCGTCGTCGTAGATGCGGGCCATGTCGTCCTCGTCTGTGCGGGGCCACGGGGGGCGTGGCGGGGTGGGGGAGGTGAGCCGGGGGACCGGGAGGGCTCCGGGGTCGCGCGCCGGGGGGTGGGCTCGTCGTCCGGCCGGGCGGCAGGGCGCAGGGCACGCTGCCGGGGAACCGCCGAGCGCCGGGAACAACCGGGGCGGCGCGTGGGGCGAGCGCTGGCGCGGGGGGATGTGCCCGTGCGGGCCTCCCGCTGCCGGGGCAGCGGGAGCGGCCAGCGCTCTAGTGACAGCGACAGCAGGCGGCGGCGACCCGGTCGAGCCGGGCGCACGAGGCCTCGCACGGGACCAGGGCGGTGACGGACGCGCGGCGGAGCAGCACGGTCACCTCTCCTCCCGGTCGGTCATGGACGCGCTGACGCTATCGACAACGTCCCCGCGGTGCAAAGCATGCCCGAGGCGCGGGACATCACCCGCGACGGTGCCGCGACACAGACGCACGACTCGCGGCGCACGGCGCACGACGCACGACGCACGACGCACGACGCACGACGCACGACGCACGACGCACGACGCACGACGAGCGGTGCACGGGAGACCCGTGCACCGCTCGCCGTGCGTGCCCCCTCAGCGAGAGGCCGTGCCGTCCTGCGTCAGCCGCGGGAGATCTTCACCGCCGCGCCGTCCGTGAAGTAGTTGTCGACGTTCCCGATCGTGTTCGTGCTCGGGGCGATGATCGCGCAGCGCGTGTGCCGCGTGTCGAGCCGGAAGACGTTGTTCGTGACGGCGAGACCCACGATGGCCGGGCGGCTGCCGTACGCCACGTTGACGGTGCACCCACCGCCGCCGATCCGGTTGTCGCGGATGGTCACGTCGGACACCGCGGCGCGGTCCTGCGTCGTCTGGACGGCGGAGGAGTACGCACCCTCGATGTTGTTGCGCACGATCCGGATGTTCGAGCCGCCCTGGATCTGCACGCTGTCGGCGTGGCTCGGGCCGCCCTTCTGGTTCGGGTCCTGCGCGTAGAACAGGTTGGCGTGGAGCCACGAGCTCTCGACGAGCACGTTCGAGCCGGTGATGTGGACCGAGTCGATGACGTTGGCGATCTCGGTGCGGCGGACCGTGAAGTTGTGGCCGATGATCCCGTTGATCCACGGCGAGGCCTCGGTCGCGACCAGCTCGCTGTCCTCGACCGTGAAGGGGTGCGCCCCGAGATCGTTGGTGATGAGGCCGAAGCTGCCGGTGATCGGGCGGCCGCGGACGATCGAGCGCTTGATCGTGACGTTCGGCGCCTTGACCTTGATGAACCCGCGGACGTCGACCGCGTCGACGACGGCGCCCGGCGTGGTGACGACCAGGTCACCGGTGACGACCTTGAGGACCGTGCCGGCCGGCACGCCCGTCGTGTCGGGACCGGCGTTGCTGAGGACCGGGATGTCGAGCGCGGTCGGCGCGACGCCGACGGCCGACGCGGGGACGGTCGCGGCGAGCGTCGCGGCGACGCTCAGGCCGGCGACGAGGGCGAGCGAGCGGGCCCGGCGGCGGGACGTGCGGCGGTCGTCACGACCGGCCGTGGCGTCGATGGGCGCGCGGAAGCTACGGACTGCATTGAGCACTGGATTCTCCGTCGTTCGGCAGCCTGGCGAACCTCGTGGGTCCCATGGCTTTGCGTCACTGCCTCGCGGCAGCTTTGCCTTTTCGTGGACAGGAGGACCGTATGCGGTCGCGACCGCGTGCGACAAGAGTCACAGCGCACGGCAGGCGGGTGAAAGATCGCCGACCGGGCGGCGGCGCTCCGGTGTCGGTGATATCGGCCCGTGCGGATCGGGGCGATCGTGCAGGTCACGGGCGTGAGAATGCGCAAGAAGGCGTTGTTTTCGACAAGTTTCGGAACGGCTCCACGCCGCGGTCGCGAGGAGTCCGGAACATCCGTTTGCGGTCGATATCGACAGCGCCGTCGCATTCACGGACGGGTGCACCCGGAGGGGTGGTGCGGGCGCTCGTCCGCCGGTGCCCCTGCAGGGCCCTCAGCGGAGCCCGAGGGCGTCGAGCCACGCCTGGGCGAGCAGGCCGTGCCCGGCGGGGGTGGGGTGCACGCCGTCGTACGCCCACGCGGCCGGCGTGGTGCGGACGGAGGCTGCGGCGAACAGGCCGTCGGCCGGCACGAGCGTCGCGCGGAACTCCGCGGCGAGCCGGCGGACGACCCCGATGCGCGGGTCGAGGTCCTCGCGCCAGCCGTGCTGCGCCTCCTCGACGGGCACGACGAACGGCTCGACGAGCACCAGACGTGCGCCGAGGCGGTCGCGCGCGGAGTCGAGCATCGCGCGGTAGTCCTCCTCGTACGCGTCGACCGACGTGGAGCGACCCGCGTCGTAGCGGCGCCACGTGTCGTTGATGCCGACGAGCACCGAGATCACCGTCGGCTCGAGCGCGAGGGCGTCGGCCTCCCAGCGGTCCCGCAGCTGGCGCGCGGTGTCCCCGCCGACCCCGCGGTTGAGGAACGTCAGGCCCAGGTCGGGCCGCCGCGCGCCGGCGAGCGCGGCGACGAGCATCGCGTACCCGTGCCCGAGGCTCGCCGGGTCGCGGCGGTCGCGGCCCCCGTCGGTGATGGAGTCGCCGGTCAAGAGGATGCGGTCGCCCGCCTCGAGAAGCGTCATGCCCGGAGTGCAGCACAGGCGCCCGGGACGGACAAGCCGGTCGGGCGCCGTCGACGAGGCCGGTCAGGCGGCGACCACGAGCGAGACCGCGAGCGCCGCCATCACGACCGCGACGAGGGCGTCGAGGACCTGCCACGCGCGCGGCCGCGCGAACAGCGGGGCGAGCCGGCCCGCCCCGAAGCCGAGCGTGACGAACCAGCCGATGCTCGCGGCGACCGCCCCGGCGGCGAAGGCCCACGGCCGGTCCTGCTGGTGCGCGACCGAGCCGAGCAGCACCACGGTGTCGAGGTACACGTGCGGGTTGAGGAACGTCAGGGCGGCGCACGTGAGCAGCACGCGGGCGCGTCCGCCCGGGGCGTCGTCCGCGGCGGGCTGCAGCGTCGCGGGCCGCAGCGCGCGGCGTGCGGCGCTGATCGCGAACCAGCCGAGGAACGCCGCACCGCCGTACCGCACGGCGGTCATGACCGTCTCGTGAGCCGTGAGCACCGGTCCCAGTCCGGCGACGCCCGCGGTGACGAGCGCGGCGTCGGCGAGCGCGCACACCAGCACGACGCCGAGCACGTGCTCGCGGCGCAGGCCCTGCCGGAGCACGAACGCGTTCTGCGCGCCGATCGCCACGATGAGGCCGAGGCCCGTCACGAGGCCGACGAGCGCGTCGGCGGGCGCGGAGGCGCTCACGGGTGGGCCCGGAGGTGCGAGGAAGCCATGGCCCGACGGTAGGCAGCCTGGCGCGTGCAGACCAGCGAATCATCCGCACGGATCGTTAGCATCGCTTCATGGACCTGGACCCCGCGCAGCTCAAGGCGCTCGCCGCCGTGGTCGACGAGGGCAGCTTCGAGGGCGCGGCGCGGGCGCTGAACGTCACGCCGTCCGCCGTGAGCCAGCGCATCAAGGCGCTCGAGCGGGCCGCCGGCCACGTCGTCGTGCGGCGGGCCCGGCCGTGCGAGCCCACCGTCCCGGGCCGCGCCCTGCTCCGCCTCGCGCGCGAGTGGAGCGTGCTGGAGGCGGAGGCCGCGGGCGTCCTCGGGGGCGACGACCCGGACGCGCACGTCCGGCTCGCGATCGCCGTCAACGCCGACTCGCTGTCCACGTGGTTCCCGCCGGTGCTCGCGGGCCTCCCGGCGCACGTCCTGCTCGACGTGCGCCGCGAGGACCAGGACCACTCGGCGGCGCTGCTGCGCGAGGGCTCGGTCATGGCCGCGGTGACGACCGACAGCGCCCCCGTGCAGGGCTGCCGCGTGCACCACCTCGGCGACATGCGGTACCTCGCCGTCGCCGCCCCGGGCTTCGTCGCGCGGTGGCTCCCGGACGGGCCGGCGCCCGAGGCGCTCGGGCGTGCCCCGCTGCTCGCATTCACCGGCAAGGACGCGCTGCAGGACCGCTTCGCGGCGCAGGTCACCGGGCGCCGCGTCGACCCGCCGCGGCACCTCGTGCCGTCGAACCACGCGTTCGTCGAGCTGGTCGCGCGCGGTCTGGGCTGGGGGATGGTGCCCGAGCAGGCCGCACGGGCCGGCGTCTCGCGGGGCGACCTCGTCGAGCTCGCCGCGGGGCACCACCTCGACGTGCCGCTGTACTGGCAGCACTGGAAGGTCGGCTCGCACTGGCTGGGGGTGCTGACGGGGCGCGTCGTCGACCACGCGGGCGTCGAGCTGCGCCGGTAGGCAGGGGTGGAGCGGGTGACGAGAATCGAACTCGCGTAGCCAGTTTGGAAGACTGGGGCTCTACCATTGAGCTACACCCGCACGGCCGGCTCACGCCGGACCAGCGGCCCCAGGTTAGCGGCTCCGCGCAGCGCCGTGCGACGCGCCCGTCCCGCCCCGGCCCGCGCGGCCCTGCCCGCCCGCGGCGCCACTAGACTCGGCCCGCACGGGATGTGGCGCAGGTTGGTAGCGCGTCCGCTTTGGGAGCGGAAGGTCGTGGGTTCGAATCCCGCCATCCCGACTCGTGCGGCCGGCCAGGCCCGCGACGTCCTGCGCCGACCGGGCGGTCCGCGCGCGTGACCTGGCGGCTTGGGGCGTCGGAGCGGGTGACGTAGGATCGAGGGTCGCCAGCGTGCGGTCACCTGCCGGGCTGCCTGGCGCGGGGCCGCGCGTCGGCCCCGGAGATCGCCGGAGTCGCCGGCGCCCGCCCCGACCAGTTGGAGATCATCGAAGTGAAGAGCGCCGTCGAGACCCTGGACGCCACCAAGGTCAAGCTGACCGTCGAGGTGCCGTACGACGAGCTCAAGCCGAGCATCGACCACGCCTACCAGCACATCGCTGAGCAGGTCACGGTCCCCGGCTTCCGCAAGGGCAAGGTGCCCCCGCGCATCATCGACCAGCGCGTCGGTCGCGTGGCCGTGATCGAGCACGCCGTCAACGAGGGCCTCTCGGGCTTCTACGCCGCGGCCGTCCGCGAGAACAAGCTGCGCCCGCTCGGCCAGCCCGAGGTCGAGGTCACCAAGGTCCCCGCGCTGACCGCCGCCCCCGCGGGCGAGGAGGGCGAGCTGCACTTCACCGCCGAGGTCGAGGTCCGGCCCGAGATCACCGTCCCCGAGCTCGACTCCCTGACGATCTCGGTCGACGACGTCACCGTCACCGACGAGGACGTCGCGACCCGCCTCGACGCGCTGCGCGAGCGCTTCGGCACGCTCGTCGGCGTGGACCGCCCGGCGGCCGAGGGCGACTTCGTCGTGCTCGACCTCGAGGCGACCATCGACGGCGAGCAAGTCGACTCGGTTAGCGGCATCAGCTACCAGATCGGCTCGGGCAACATGCTCGAGGGCCTCGACGAGGCGCTCGCCGGCCTCTCGGGCGGCGAGACCACGACGTTCGAGACGACCCTCGCGGGCGGCGACCACGCGGGCGAGAAGGCCCAGGTCACGGTCACGGCCACGACGGTCAAGACGCGTGAGCTCCCCGCCGCGGACGACGACTTCGCCCAGCTCGCGAGCGAGTTCGACACGCTCGCCGAGCTCGAGGCGGACCTGCGCGAGCAGGCCGCGAAGAACAAGGCGTCGGGCCAGGCCGTCCAGGCGCGCGACCTGCTCCTCGAGCAGCTCCTCGCCGCCACGGAGATCCCGGTCCCGGCCGGTGTCGTCGAGGCCGAGGTGCACCGTCACCTCGAGAACGAGGGTCGCCTGGAGGACGCCGAGCACCGCGCCGAGGTGGGCGAGCAGGCCGAGACGGCGCTGCGCAACCAGATCCTGCTCGACACGCTCGCCGAGCAGCTCGAGGTGAAGGTCAGCCAGAACGAGCTGCTCGACTACCTCGTGAGCGCGTCGCGCCAGTACGGCATGGACCCGAACACCTTCATCCAGACCGTCGACCAGCAGGGTCAGATCCCCGCGATGGTCGGTGAGGTCGCGCGCTCGAAGGCGCTCGCGATCGCGCTGCGCCGCGTCTCGGTGACCGACGCGAGCGGTGCACCCGTCGACCTGTCGGAGTTCATCGGGTCCGACGAGGAGGACGCGATCGAGGACGCCGCCGTGCAGGCGAGCGTCGGCGCCGACGACTCGGACATCGTCTTCGACGACGAGGCGCCCGCCGAGGACGCCAAGGCCTGACCCCGGTCGGTCCGTCGACGCAGGGCCCCGCACCTACCCGGTGCGGGGCCCTGCGTGCGTCCGGGTGAGGGGCGCCGGGCCGGGTGCGCCGTCAGCGAAAACGCGTGTCCGCGGGACGTTCGCCGTCGCACGTGCGCGTTAGGGTCCTTGCACATGCAGGTCTGCCCCCGGTTCCGGGAGCGGACGCAGTCTGACGAGGGAGCCTTCGTGAACGACCAGATGCCGGCGATCGCCCGGGCCGATTCCCCCGGTTTCGGCCTCAACGACCACATCTACAACCGGCTCCTGCGGGAGCGCATCATCTGGCTGGGCTCCGAGGTGCGCGACGAGAACGCGAACGCCATCTGCGCCCAGATGATGCTCCTGGCCGCAGAGGACCCGGACAAGGACATCTTCCTGTACAT
The Cellulomonas sp. NS3 DNA segment above includes these coding regions:
- the tig gene encoding trigger factor, which codes for MKSAVETLDATKVKLTVEVPYDELKPSIDHAYQHIAEQVTVPGFRKGKVPPRIIDQRVGRVAVIEHAVNEGLSGFYAAAVRENKLRPLGQPEVEVTKVPALTAAPAGEEGELHFTAEVEVRPEITVPELDSLTISVDDVTVTDEDVATRLDALRERFGTLVGVDRPAAEGDFVVLDLEATIDGEQVDSVSGISYQIGSGNMLEGLDEALAGLSGGETTTFETTLAGGDHAGEKAQVTVTATTVKTRELPAADDDFAQLASEFDTLAELEADLREQAAKNKASGQAVQARDLLLEQLLAATEIPVPAGVVEAEVHRHLENEGRLEDAEHRAEVGEQAETALRNQILLDTLAEQLEVKVSQNELLDYLVSASRQYGMDPNTFIQTVDQQGQIPAMVGEVARSKALAIALRRVSVTDASGAPVDLSEFIGSDEEDAIEDAAVQASVGADDSDIVFDDEAPAEDAKA
- a CDS encoding LysE/ArgO family amino acid transporter translates to MSASAPADALVGLVTGLGLIVAIGAQNAFVLRQGLRREHVLGVVLVCALADAALVTAGVAGLGPVLTAHETVMTAVRYGGAAFLGWFAISAARRALRPATLQPAADDAPGGRARVLLTCAALTFLNPHVYLDTVVLLGSVAHQQDRPWAFAAGAVAASIGWFVTLGFGAGRLAPLFARPRAWQVLDALVAVVMAALAVSLVVAA
- a CDS encoding LysR family transcriptional regulator ArgP; protein product: MDLDPAQLKALAAVVDEGSFEGAARALNVTPSAVSQRIKALERAAGHVVVRRARPCEPTVPGRALLRLAREWSVLEAEAAGVLGGDDPDAHVRLAIAVNADSLSTWFPPVLAGLPAHVLLDVRREDQDHSAALLREGSVMAAVTTDSAPVQGCRVHHLGDMRYLAVAAPGFVARWLPDGPAPEALGRAPLLAFTGKDALQDRFAAQVTGRRVDPPRHLVPSNHAFVELVARGLGWGMVPEQAARAGVSRGDLVELAAGHHLDVPLYWQHWKVGSHWLGVLTGRVVDHAGVELRR